One stretch of Schlesneria sp. DSM 10557 DNA includes these proteins:
- a CDS encoding elongation factor G, producing MSRFKAEQIRNIVLVGHGGVGKTTLADQMLFKAGIGSRAGSVDEGTSQLDTDEEARQHHFSISSAMVHFEHQGVRVNVIDTPGYPDFVGQVISAVCAAETAIITVSATAGVEANTRRTFELAGQAQLGRFIAINKLDQENANFAELVEAIQESFGAMCLPINVPCGVASNFHAVTSTLSQPSGSNGAVIDPSGYGAAIMDIIAETDDALMERYLDGAELSADEVLEGVRNAVQAGTLIPIICMSAKTGIGVLELMDAITDFALPPGKLVRHATSESGEDVEVNAAEDAPFVAQVFKTRIDPFVSKMSFIRVLSGKMSKDATVRDMRTGRGIKIHQLLDVQGSHVEAVDEAHAGDLVVVAKVDELQVGDTLVNGDRGVFMPRLVFPSPMFGVAVEPKSRSDQQKISGALHKIEEEDPTFHITRDPQTQEMVMQGMSDLHLQIVRERLHKRDKVDVVTHLPKIPYRETVTGQAEGSYRHKKQSGGSGQFAEVHLRVYALPRDLEPKTYFTRERFESLREHHYDPHLNFAFLDCVTGGTVPNQFIPAVEKGIRERMEQGVIAGYQVQDVAVALFFGKDHPVDSNEAAFRTAASRCFRDVFKMARPSLLEPMMHLEITIPGESVGDITSDLNSRRGRMEGIDLLPQGMQIVRARAPLAELMTYARSLSSMTGGRGSYVTEFSHYEPVPAHEQQKIIAASTVKSDDD from the coding sequence ATGTCCAGATTCAAAGCGGAACAAATTCGCAACATTGTTCTTGTAGGACACGGAGGAGTAGGAAAAACAACGCTGGCCGACCAGATGTTGTTCAAGGCCGGTATCGGATCCAGGGCTGGCTCGGTCGATGAAGGGACCAGCCAGCTGGATACCGATGAGGAAGCCCGCCAGCATCACTTCTCGATTTCCTCAGCGATGGTTCATTTCGAACATCAGGGAGTTCGAGTCAATGTCATCGATACGCCTGGGTATCCTGACTTTGTTGGTCAAGTCATTAGTGCGGTCTGTGCAGCAGAAACGGCGATTATCACCGTGAGCGCCACTGCGGGCGTCGAAGCGAATACCCGGCGAACATTCGAACTGGCCGGCCAGGCCCAACTGGGGCGGTTCATCGCCATTAACAAGCTTGATCAAGAAAACGCGAACTTTGCGGAACTGGTCGAAGCCATCCAGGAATCGTTCGGAGCCATGTGTCTTCCGATCAACGTTCCTTGTGGCGTTGCTTCAAACTTTCACGCCGTTACCAGCACCTTGAGTCAACCGTCTGGTTCGAATGGTGCCGTCATAGATCCCTCCGGCTACGGTGCCGCGATCATGGACATCATCGCGGAAACTGACGATGCATTGATGGAACGGTATCTGGATGGTGCAGAGCTGTCAGCAGACGAAGTTCTTGAGGGGGTCAGGAACGCCGTCCAGGCAGGGACCCTGATTCCCATCATCTGCATGAGCGCCAAGACGGGTATCGGGGTTTTGGAACTGATGGATGCCATTACGGACTTTGCTCTACCTCCGGGAAAACTGGTCCGTCATGCGACCAGCGAATCCGGAGAAGACGTGGAAGTCAATGCGGCAGAGGATGCACCGTTTGTTGCTCAGGTGTTCAAGACACGAATCGATCCGTTCGTGTCCAAGATGAGTTTCATCCGTGTCCTGTCAGGAAAGATGTCCAAGGACGCGACCGTCCGCGACATGCGCACCGGACGCGGGATCAAAATTCATCAGCTCCTCGACGTGCAGGGAAGTCATGTCGAGGCGGTGGACGAAGCCCATGCGGGTGATCTTGTCGTGGTGGCCAAAGTCGATGAACTTCAGGTTGGAGATACTCTGGTCAATGGCGACCGCGGAGTGTTCATGCCGCGGCTGGTCTTTCCTTCCCCGATGTTTGGTGTGGCTGTGGAACCCAAAAGCCGGTCTGATCAGCAAAAGATTTCCGGCGCTCTCCATAAGATCGAAGAAGAAGACCCCACCTTTCACATCACTCGCGATCCGCAAACACAGGAAATGGTCATGCAGGGGATGAGTGACCTGCATCTTCAGATTGTGCGCGAACGACTGCACAAGCGAGACAAGGTCGACGTTGTCACTCATCTCCCCAAGATTCCTTACCGAGAGACGGTCACCGGGCAGGCCGAGGGGTCCTATCGTCACAAGAAGCAGTCGGGCGGTTCTGGTCAGTTTGCAGAAGTGCACCTGCGTGTCTACGCCCTTCCGCGAGACCTTGAGCCCAAAACGTACTTTACCCGTGAGCGGTTCGAGAGCTTACGTGAGCACCACTATGACCCGCACCTCAATTTCGCCTTTCTGGATTGCGTGACGGGGGGGACTGTTCCCAATCAGTTTATTCCCGCCGTAGAAAAAGGGATCCGCGAGCGAATGGAACAGGGGGTCATCGCGGGATACCAGGTGCAGGATGTGGCTGTGGCACTCTTTTTCGGGAAGGACCATCCCGTCGATAGCAACGAAGCGGCATTTCGGACGGCAGCCAGTCGATGTTTTCGGGATGTCTTCAAAATGGCCCGGCCGTCATTGCTTGAACCGATGATGCACCTCGAAATTACAATTCCCGGCGAATCGGTGGGAGATATTACAAGCGATTTGAACTCCCGCCGGGGCCGGATGGAAGGAATCGACTTATTGCCCCAGGGAATGCAGATCGTGCGTGCGCGAGCCCCTCTGGCTGAACTGATGACCTATGCACGCTCTCTTTCCAGTATGACAGGAGGTCGTGGATCCTACGTGACTGAATTCAGTCATTACGAACCTGTGCCTGCCCACGAGCAGCAGAAGATCATTGCGGCATCAACAGTGAAGTCTGACGACGATTGA
- a CDS encoding TolC family protein — MKLENNTKRRFWLGLTLCAGLLTSGCSRNFWRSQADFDSYNLLSQKQFSPLWTLPRTTVEPDERSRFYDPYDRDLPPLPPDDEAASRYMEWVNGMRGYKSWHKFGQLLSVENPQWLANFGIAPDSFHDGYLLSDGVSYETDLEKLPTGDPTRLVPTIEDMTLGQAIELAAIHNREYQTQLENLFQSAMQLSLDQFQFQARYLFGRAPVAPSANLPGTTVPTGVLNSTTIPGEGTALGLTSAGGVSQVLPTGGQWIVGLANNTLWLFSGGQRTSSQSVLSYSLVQPLLAGAGRKFFLENLTYSERKVLYDTRTLARYRKIFFADAVVNATGGGNSATQTIPPSTGANNPFPGTLVSGIAATIASGASGSSAASSQGTSGYLGLLFQLQQVLNQHENVELLRVQTERLRELVAQTPFRRLPEGALPNGITFPPQLANKVDFSLNTRRIRWKDADGMTDNELRQLLAVSDDVAYQEAVQEIYDQLRIGVTTLDVLQVANTLTNSELSERNFKLNYDNQIDSYKFFLGLPIDMQITIDRSMLKQFELTDPRLIETEGRIVGMVRALAQIDDENPAEADLRFIVDRFAKLVDMVREQGVELVEADIAKVEENMPNRLAGLLWDESKETVERLFERDQIIFRGVKGTFEDVVSDLGRWQEELENPATTKEQRMKMLSQLKDSREELLLMTQNLRVLQTSLRSELITLVKFDMSLEEAVEQALTHRLDLMNARGRVMDARRNMEVAANRLEAVLNVVAQGNLGTTPTGNHPLDFRGANSDFQIGLQMTTPLDQVQVRNAYRSSLINYQQARRAFMLLEDQVKYDIRSSWRSLMLNRQNFELTRKSLRQAALQFDINVANNLNPKTQVAGQAGTTSLGQTGLNLINALTQLLNAQNNLIRIWALYERNRINIYRDMDIMQIDERGLWIDPVYQNLGGNDSSSNLNGPANDIPPEPSFIEFESASDSGSSRSTFPGISRVNSFTPAAPETPELD, encoded by the coding sequence ATGAAATTGGAAAACAACACCAAGAGACGATTCTGGCTGGGGCTGACGCTTTGTGCCGGTCTGCTTACCTCTGGGTGCTCGCGCAATTTCTGGCGCTCTCAGGCGGATTTCGATTCGTATAACCTGTTGAGTCAAAAACAGTTCAGTCCTCTGTGGACACTTCCCCGCACGACGGTCGAACCAGACGAACGTAGCCGATTCTACGATCCGTATGACCGTGATCTTCCGCCGCTTCCCCCTGATGACGAAGCCGCAAGCCGTTACATGGAATGGGTTAACGGGATGCGGGGCTACAAGAGCTGGCACAAGTTCGGCCAGCTGCTCTCCGTCGAAAACCCGCAATGGCTCGCCAATTTTGGAATCGCTCCGGACTCGTTCCACGACGGCTACCTTCTTTCAGACGGGGTGAGCTACGAAACGGACCTGGAAAAGCTTCCGACGGGCGATCCCACCCGCCTCGTGCCGACGATCGAAGACATGACGTTGGGGCAAGCAATCGAACTGGCGGCGATCCACAATCGTGAGTATCAGACGCAGCTTGAAAACCTCTTTCAGTCTGCCATGCAGTTGTCGCTGGATCAGTTCCAGTTCCAGGCCCGTTATCTGTTTGGTCGCGCACCCGTGGCCCCGTCGGCCAACCTGCCAGGAACGACCGTTCCTACGGGAGTGCTCAACAGCACGACCATTCCCGGGGAAGGAACAGCGTTGGGGCTGACTTCGGCGGGCGGGGTGAGTCAGGTGTTGCCCACCGGGGGACAGTGGATCGTCGGGCTCGCGAACAATACGCTGTGGCTATTTTCGGGCGGGCAGCGGACCTCATCGCAATCGGTCCTGTCATACTCTCTTGTTCAACCTCTGTTAGCCGGTGCGGGGAGAAAATTCTTCCTTGAAAACCTGACCTACAGTGAACGTAAGGTCCTCTACGACACCCGTACGCTGGCCCGTTATCGCAAAATCTTCTTTGCTGATGCCGTCGTGAACGCCACCGGCGGGGGGAACAGTGCGACTCAGACCATTCCACCATCGACCGGTGCCAACAACCCATTTCCGGGGACGCTGGTCAGTGGGATCGCTGCGACCATCGCGTCCGGGGCGTCAGGGTCGTCCGCGGCGAGTTCCCAGGGAACGAGCGGGTATCTCGGGCTACTGTTTCAGTTGCAGCAGGTGCTGAATCAGCACGAAAACGTCGAGCTTCTGCGGGTTCAAACGGAACGACTGCGGGAACTGGTTGCCCAGACTCCCTTCCGTCGTTTGCCGGAAGGAGCACTGCCGAATGGGATTACGTTCCCTCCGCAGCTTGCCAACAAGGTCGATTTCTCGCTCAACACTCGCCGTATTCGCTGGAAGGACGCCGACGGGATGACGGACAACGAGCTCCGGCAGCTACTGGCGGTCAGCGACGACGTCGCCTATCAGGAAGCCGTCCAGGAAATCTATGACCAACTGCGGATCGGTGTGACGACTCTGGATGTGCTGCAGGTGGCGAACACACTGACGAACTCAGAACTGTCGGAACGCAACTTCAAGCTCAACTATGACAACCAGATTGATAGCTATAAGTTCTTTCTGGGGCTTCCGATCGACATGCAGATCACGATCGATCGCTCGATGCTGAAACAGTTCGAGCTCACCGATCCACGCCTGATCGAAACCGAAGGCCGAATTGTCGGGATGGTGCGGGCGCTGGCTCAAATCGATGACGAAAACCCAGCCGAGGCCGATTTGCGCTTCATCGTCGACCGCTTCGCCAAACTGGTGGACATGGTTCGCGAGCAGGGAGTGGAGCTTGTCGAAGCCGACATTGCCAAAGTCGAAGAAAATATGCCCAACCGGCTCGCCGGGTTGCTGTGGGACGAATCCAAGGAAACGGTCGAACGTTTGTTCGAGCGAGACCAGATCATCTTCCGCGGCGTGAAAGGGACCTTCGAAGATGTCGTCAGTGACCTGGGACGGTGGCAGGAGGAGTTAGAAAATCCTGCGACGACGAAAGAGCAGCGGATGAAAATGCTGAGTCAGCTCAAGGACAGCCGCGAAGAGCTGTTGCTGATGACTCAGAACTTGCGCGTGCTGCAGACGAGCCTCCGGTCGGAATTGATTACATTGGTGAAGTTTGATATGTCTTTGGAGGAGGCTGTTGAGCAGGCGTTGACTCACCGACTGGATCTGATGAATGCGCGTGGGCGGGTGATGGACGCGCGGCGAAATATGGAAGTTGCGGCCAACAGGCTGGAAGCAGTGCTTAACGTCGTTGCTCAAGGTAACTTAGGAACAACCCCCACGGGCAACCATCCGTTGGACTTCCGTGGAGCCAATAGCGACTTTCAGATCGGCCTGCAGATGACCACGCCACTGGACCAGGTGCAGGTCCGAAATGCGTATCGAAGTTCTCTGATAAATTATCAGCAGGCTCGCCGCGCTTTCATGTTGCTTGAAGATCAGGTGAAGTATGATATCCGGTCCAGTTGGCGAAGCTTAATGTTGAATCGCCAGAACTTTGAGCTTACTCGGAAAAGTCTGCGTCAAGCGGCGCTGCAGTTTGACATTAACGTCGCCAACAACTTGAACCCGAAAACACAAGTTGCGGGACAAGCGGGAACGACCTCGCTGGGTCAGACCGGTTTGAACCTGATTAACGCTTTGACACAACTGCTGAATGCCCAGAACAATTTGATTCGAATCTGGGCTCTGTATGAGCGAAACCGGATTAACATTTACCGTGATATGGATATCATGCAGATTGACGAGCGGGGCCTCTGGATTGATCCAGTTTACCAAAACCTGGGTGGCAACGATTCGTCTTCCAACCTGAACGGCCCCGCCAATGACATCCCACCAGAGCCCTCGTTCATCGAATTCGAATCCGCTTCCGACTCAGGGAGCAGTCGAAGCACATTCCCCGGAATCTCACGGGTCAACTCCTTCACGCCCGCTGCCCCGGAAACGCCGGAACTGGATTAA
- a CDS encoding efflux RND transporter periplasmic adaptor subunit, which produces MRTPDQTDGLVIETAKRGTFQITVVEKGTLDSMKNAILSSKVEGQTTIISIVPEGTNVKAGDLVCELDSSVLADKETQQEIAVEKAKAAFEQGKEDLRIQEAQNESDIEAANLKLKLAQIDLKKFIEGDLLQQKNDLLGRIKLAEENLSRAQESYEYVQRLAKKGYRTQNDLESERIAVETQKINLKLVQGEFMVLEKYTEGRTLAELEANVKEYGREIERTESKTRAALSQKVAELRARELTYEVESKKYERLVAQIKACKIYATQDGQVVYANIRDGRPTENVMIDVGVAVRERQPIINLPDLDSMKVNARIHESRISMVRPGMSAIVKIDAYPEETFHGEVDSVASVPSSTGGFGSTTREYDAVVRITDSSDKVNKLRPGLTASTEILVERREDVLQIPLQANLSFGAKQYVFAANGRKVELRAVKVGKSNANFLEILDGLTEGEGVVMNPQSNFKKEISDLEAELAKELGKEGPKLPEGLTPPKSDAPGVSPGQPGQPGSGALASLGGPGGAGGAVEAAERPVAGGPPRGEGKPPEGARPPGGFDPMARFNSMDKDQDGKVTRSEAEGRMAENFENFDSDSDGSVTKDEFLAVMAKFRAAGGPPGQRPAESGGN; this is translated from the coding sequence GTGAGGACCCCGGATCAAACCGATGGTCTGGTCATCGAAACCGCCAAGCGGGGGACCTTCCAGATTACCGTTGTCGAGAAGGGGACTCTCGACAGTATGAAGAATGCGATTCTCTCAAGTAAGGTCGAGGGTCAGACCACGATCATCAGTATCGTTCCGGAAGGAACGAACGTGAAGGCGGGCGACCTGGTCTGCGAACTCGACTCGTCGGTTCTCGCCGATAAAGAGACGCAGCAGGAAATCGCCGTCGAAAAGGCGAAAGCCGCTTTCGAGCAGGGGAAAGAAGACCTCCGGATTCAGGAGGCTCAAAACGAGAGCGACATCGAAGCCGCCAATCTGAAGCTGAAACTGGCTCAGATCGATTTGAAAAAATTCATCGAAGGGGATCTGCTGCAGCAGAAAAATGATCTGCTGGGACGAATCAAACTCGCTGAAGAAAATCTTTCCCGAGCACAGGAAAGTTACGAGTACGTTCAGCGACTCGCGAAAAAGGGATACCGAACGCAGAACGATCTGGAATCGGAGCGAATCGCCGTCGAAACGCAGAAGATCAATCTGAAGCTCGTCCAGGGCGAGTTTATGGTTCTCGAGAAGTACACCGAGGGCCGTACGCTGGCGGAACTGGAAGCGAACGTCAAAGAATACGGCCGCGAGATTGAGCGAACGGAAAGCAAGACTCGTGCGGCCCTGTCACAGAAAGTCGCTGAACTGCGGGCTCGCGAGCTGACCTACGAAGTCGAATCCAAGAAATACGAACGTCTGGTCGCTCAGATCAAGGCTTGTAAGATCTACGCAACCCAGGACGGCCAAGTCGTCTACGCAAATATTCGCGATGGTCGCCCGACAGAGAACGTCATGATCGATGTCGGGGTTGCGGTCCGCGAACGCCAACCGATTATTAACCTGCCTGACCTCGACTCGATGAAAGTGAACGCTCGAATTCACGAGTCGCGTATCAGCATGGTCCGACCGGGTATGTCGGCCATCGTGAAGATCGATGCCTATCCCGAAGAAACGTTCCACGGCGAAGTCGATTCGGTCGCCTCCGTTCCCAGTTCGACGGGAGGATTCGGCAGCACGACCCGCGAATATGACGCTGTCGTTCGGATTACCGATTCCTCAGACAAGGTCAACAAACTTCGACCTGGTCTCACCGCCAGCACGGAAATTCTGGTTGAACGTCGTGAAGACGTTCTTCAGATCCCGCTGCAAGCCAATCTCTCGTTTGGTGCCAAGCAGTATGTCTTCGCAGCAAACGGACGGAAGGTCGAACTGCGTGCAGTGAAGGTGGGGAAATCCAATGCGAACTTTCTCGAGATTCTTGATGGTCTCACGGAAGGTGAAGGGGTCGTGATGAACCCCCAGTCAAACTTCAAGAAAGAGATTTCGGACCTCGAAGCAGAACTGGCAAAAGAACTGGGCAAAGAGGGGCCCAAGCTGCCCGAAGGGCTTACGCCACCTAAATCAGATGCTCCAGGAGTGTCTCCGGGACAACCCGGTCAGCCTGGTTCAGGGGCACTCGCATCTCTCGGAGGACCTGGCGGTGCCGGTGGTGCGGTGGAAGCGGCGGAGCGTCCCGTGGCAGGTGGACCACCCCGAGGGGAAGGAAAGCCACCCGAGGGAGCTCGTCCACCCGGTGGATTCGATCCGATGGCCCGCTTCAACTCGATGGACAAAGATCAGGACGGAAAGGTGACCCGGAGCGAAGCCGAAGGCCGCATGGCCGAAAACTTCGAGAATTTTGATTCAGACTCCGACGGAAGCGTTACGAAAGACGAATTCCTCGCCGTCATGGCCAAGTTCCGTGCAGCAGGGGGCCCTCCGGGACAGCGCCCAGCGGAATCTGGCGGCAACTGA
- a CDS encoding ABC transporter ATP-binding protein, whose product MAMAAQLIELTKTYHLGENVVRALRGVTADFPEGDFVAIMGSSGSGKSTLLNLLGALDRPSSGKYILSRYDVSTLNDDQLSEIRNRLIGFIFQSYNLIAQYTVLENIQVPFHYRTDRRVIGSEEMNRTIDLAAKVGLAERLDHRPFQLSGGQQQRVAIARALVMDPQIILADEPTGNLDSTTEKEIMELLTGLNQEGRTIIMVTHENSVARLAKRQIVMKDGLIASEGLFSLDSNSK is encoded by the coding sequence ATGGCGATGGCCGCACAGCTCATTGAATTGACCAAGACCTACCATTTAGGCGAAAACGTCGTTCGGGCTCTGCGAGGCGTCACGGCTGATTTTCCCGAAGGTGATTTCGTCGCCATCATGGGCTCGTCGGGCAGTGGAAAAAGTACGCTCTTGAACTTGCTGGGGGCTCTTGATCGCCCGTCCAGCGGGAAATACATCCTCTCCCGCTACGACGTTAGTACGCTCAACGACGACCAGTTGTCCGAGATCCGCAATCGGCTGATTGGTTTCATCTTTCAGTCCTACAACCTGATTGCCCAGTACACGGTCCTGGAAAACATTCAGGTCCCCTTTCATTACCGAACAGATCGGCGAGTGATTGGTTCCGAGGAGATGAATCGAACAATCGACCTGGCGGCGAAGGTTGGACTGGCCGAACGTTTGGATCACCGTCCCTTTCAGTTGTCGGGGGGACAACAGCAGCGTGTCGCCATCGCGCGTGCTCTTGTGATGGATCCTCAGATCATTCTGGCGGACGAACCGACCGGGAACCTGGATTCGACGACTGAAAAGGAAATCATGGAACTGTTGACCGGCCTCAATCAGGAAGGCCGGACAATCATCATGGTGACCCACGAAAACTCGGTCGCACGCCTGGCGAAGCGACAGATCGTCATGAAAGATGGCTTGATCGCCAGTGAAGGTCTCTTCTCGCTCGACTCCAACAGCAAATAG
- the pgsA gene encoding CDP-diacylglycerol--glycerol-3-phosphate 3-phosphatidyltransferase, with product MRNLNAPNLITLARLFLSFVLFGMIQAGANWLWAAGLFLFAVATDVLDGYIARKYQLITQLGRILDPFVDKFITGGTFLFLLPHPQSGVTPWMVVIVIGREMLVTSLRGFLEQQGADFSASASGKLKMFLQCAAAIVAMISLDPSVSGWSAAGVSFAQIRDGLLWTMVAVTVWSGYDYVIRAIRILSQNR from the coding sequence ATGCGTAATTTGAATGCACCGAATCTGATTACTCTCGCCAGGCTGTTTCTTTCGTTTGTGCTCTTCGGCATGATTCAGGCAGGGGCGAACTGGCTTTGGGCCGCCGGGCTGTTTCTGTTTGCCGTGGCCACTGACGTACTGGACGGGTACATCGCTCGAAAATACCAGTTAATTACGCAACTGGGCCGGATCCTCGACCCCTTCGTCGATAAGTTCATTACCGGTGGAACATTCCTCTTCCTGCTTCCCCATCCGCAGTCCGGGGTCACCCCCTGGATGGTCGTCATTGTGATTGGCCGCGAGATGCTCGTCACCAGCCTGCGCGGCTTCCTTGAACAACAAGGGGCGGACTTCTCGGCTTCGGCATCCGGGAAACTTAAAATGTTCCTCCAGTGTGCGGCCGCCATCGTGGCGATGATTTCGCTGGATCCGTCCGTCTCGGGTTGGTCCGCCGCAGGGGTGAGCTTCGCTCAGATCCGCGACGGCCTCCTTTGGACAATGGTCGCCGTCACAGTCTGGAGCGGATACGACTATGTGATTCGTGCGATCCGAATCTTGAGTCAGAACCGATAA
- the csrA gene encoding carbon storage regulator CsrA, which yields MLVLSRQRDESIFIGDNIKITVVDIRGDKVRLGIEAPTDIPVHRQEVYEAIQRENQRKSEEATK from the coding sequence ATGCTCGTTCTATCTCGACAGCGCGATGAAAGTATTTTCATCGGCGACAACATCAAAATCACCGTCGTCGACATTCGTGGCGACAAAGTTCGCCTGGGGATCGAAGCCCCGACAGACATCCCCGTCCATCGACAGGAAGTCTACGAAGCGATTCAGCGAGAGAATCAGCGAAAGTCAGAAGAGGCAACGAAGTAA
- a CDS encoding ThuA domain-containing protein — MLRQTWPHRFSSFVWLFLTFFIVTTCVTPLNADDKVRALIVDGQNNHDWRTTTPLLQACLEATGRFQVDVATAPPQGKPAAEWDAFRPQFDQYQVVISNYNGQSWPQPVQKSLEEFVAKGGGLVIVHAANNAFSDWPEYNKMIGLGWRGAEFGSRVTVGKDGKTLILPKGEGPGAGHGSQHDYTIVTRDRQHPVMLGIPAEWMHVKDELYHGQRGPAANMHILATAFSAGSTNGTEEHEPLIWWIPYGKGKVFTTLLGHGDYSMKCVGFQTTFGRGAEWVATGKVTIPVPKNFPTATATVSVEGAK; from the coding sequence ATGCTGCGACAGACTTGGCCGCACAGATTCTCAAGTTTTGTTTGGCTGTTTCTAACTTTTTTTATTGTCACAACTTGCGTAACGCCTCTCAATGCGGACGACAAGGTTCGTGCGCTTATCGTTGACGGCCAGAACAATCATGACTGGCGAACCACGACGCCGCTGCTTCAGGCGTGTCTGGAAGCAACAGGACGCTTCCAGGTCGATGTTGCGACCGCGCCCCCGCAGGGAAAACCGGCTGCCGAATGGGATGCCTTTCGCCCTCAGTTCGACCAGTACCAGGTCGTGATCAGCAATTACAACGGTCAAAGCTGGCCCCAGCCCGTCCAGAAGTCGCTGGAGGAGTTCGTCGCAAAAGGGGGCGGTTTAGTGATTGTTCATGCTGCCAATAACGCCTTTTCGGATTGGCCCGAATATAACAAGATGATTGGGCTGGGCTGGCGAGGTGCTGAATTCGGATCACGCGTTACGGTGGGTAAAGATGGCAAAACTCTTATTTTGCCGAAGGGTGAGGGCCCTGGTGCCGGGCATGGTTCTCAGCATGACTATACGATCGTCACCCGAGATCGACAGCACCCCGTCATGTTGGGAATCCCTGCGGAATGGATGCACGTCAAAGACGAACTGTATCACGGCCAGCGGGGGCCCGCTGCCAACATGCACATCCTGGCAACAGCCTTCTCGGCAGGCTCCACGAATGGGACTGAAGAACACGAGCCACTGATCTGGTGGATTCCTTACGGAAAAGGCAAGGTCTTTACGACATTGCTTGGTCACGGCGATTACTCAATGAAGTGCGTCGGTTTCCAGACGACATTTGGACGCGGCGCGGAATGGGTTGCGACGGGCAAAGTCACCATTCCGGTTCCGAAGAATTTTCCGACTGCAACCGCGACCGTCTCGGTTGAGGGGGCGAAATAG